Proteins from a single region of Mustela erminea isolate mMusErm1 chromosome X, mMusErm1.Pri, whole genome shotgun sequence:
- the ZNF630 gene encoding zinc finger protein 630 isoform X2, which produces MTESQEPVTYEDVAVDFTQEEWQHLDAAQKTLHRDVMLEIYGHLVSVGCSSIKPGVIFKLEHEEDPWIIKSELSTWIHSDREKSRDSSQQIISEERSFQKEILEKTPKDNSLYSLLKAWPTDGQIDRYQGNQDKVLKQVTVLGHETLAKEKTPKYNTFGKIFGGCIDLGPSSKKLHDFDSCEKSLKSNLDSLTCNRSYARKNPIEIFGCGTPLSYSDSCTVPEKIYTDMKPHGHSRCEKGLNHEQVHIRYKKDQAGRKPNVCSECGKGFIKKSQLTIHQRIHTGEKPYVCGDCGKAFSEKSHLIVHQRIHTGEKPYKCTECGRSFSQKSPFIVHQRVHTGEKPYECLECQKAFSQKSHLIIHQRVHTREKPFACSECGKAFGEKSHLFTHQTTHTGERPYKCIECGKTFPRKTQLIIHRRTHTGEKPYKCSECGKTFCQQSHLIGHLRIHTGEKPYICTDCGKAFSQKSHLTGHQRLHTGEKPYICTECGKAFSQKSPLIIHQRIHTGEKPYECNDCGKTFSQKSPLIIHQRIHTGEKPYECPECGRAFSLKSHLIIHQRAHAGAKPYECSECGKVFCEKSPLVVHQKTHTREKNSKSAEYGMAFPQKSQMITYQRTHTGEKPSKCSDCGKVFCQHIHLAGHQNPHRRETCTY; this is translated from the exons atgactgAGTCCCAG GAACCAGTGACATATGAAGATGTGGCCGTGGACTTCACCCAGGAAGAGTGGCAGCACCTGGATGCTGCTCAGAAGACCCTACACAGAGATGTGATGCTGGAGATCTATGGCCACCTGGTCTCTGTGG GGTGTTCAAGTATAAAGCCAGGTGTAATCTTCAAGTTGGAACATGAAGAGGACCCGTGGATCATAAAGAGTGAATTGTCAACGTGGATCCACTCAG acAGGGAGAAAAGCCGTGACTCTTCCCAGCAGATCATTTCAGAAGAACGTTCATTTCAAAAGGAGATATTGGAGAAAACCCCAAAAGATAATTCATTGTACTCTCTCTTAAAAGCCTGGCCTACTGATGGTCAGATAGATAGGTATCAAGGAAACCAAGACAAGGTTTTGAAGCAGGTCACAGTCCTTGGCCATGAAACATTGGCCAAGGAGAAAACCCCCAAATAtaatacatttgggaaaatatttggtGGGTGCATAGACCTTGGCCCTTCAAGTAAAAAACTCCATGATTTTGATTCATGTGAAAAGAGCTTGAAATCTAATTTAGACTCACTGACATGCAATAGGAGCTATGCAAGAAAGAACCCCATTGAGATATTTGGATGTGGGACACCACTTAGCTATAGTGATTCCTGTACTGTGCCTGAGAAAATTTATACTGACATGAAACCCCATGGACATAGTCGATGTGAAAAAGGTCTTAATCATGAACAAGTCCATATTCGGTATAAGAAAGATCAAGCTGGTAGGAAACCCAATGTTTGTAGTGAGTGTGGGAAAGGGTTTATTAAGAAGTCACAGCTTACTATACATcaaagaattcatactggagagaaaccgtaTGTATGTGGAGACTGTGGAAAGGCCTTCAGTGAGAAATCACACCTCATTGTGCATCAGAGGATTCATACTGGGGAGAAACCTTATAAATGTACTGAGTGTGGAAGGTCCTTCTCCCAGAAGTCACCCTTCATCGTTCATCAGAGAGtccatactggagagaaaccctatgaatgtctTGAGTGTCAAAAAGCCTTCTCTCAGAAGTCACATCTCATTATACATCAGCGAGTTCATACTAGAGAGAAGCCATTTgcatgcagtgaatgtgggaaagcctttggTGAGAAGTCTCACCTTTTTACACACCAGACAACTCATACTGGAGAGAGACCCTATAAATGTATTGAATGTGGGAAAACTTTCCCTCGGAAAACACAACTCATCATCCATCGGAGAAcacatactggagagaaaccctataagtgcagtgaatgtggaaaAACCTTTTGCCAGCAGTCCCACCTCATAGGGCATCTAAGAattcatacaggagagaaaccttataTATGTACTGACTGTGGAAAAGCGTTTTCCCAAAAGTCACACCTTACTGGACATCAAAGGcttcatactggtgagaaaccttATATATGTAcagaatgtggaaaagccttctcTCAGAAGTCCCCTCTTATTatacatcagagaattcatacggGGGAGAAACCTTATGAGTGTAATGACTGTGGTAAAACCTTCTCCCAGAAATCACCCCTCATTATTCATCAGAGAATCCATACAggggagaaaccctatgaatgtccTGAATGTGGAAGGGCCTTTTCCCTGAAGTCACATCTCATTATACATCAGAGAGCTCATGCTGGAGCAAAACCATATGAATGTAGTGAATGTGGAAAGGTCTTCTGTGAGAAGTCTCCACTAGTTGTGCATCAGAAAACTCATACTAGGGAAAAAAACTCTAAATCTGCTGAATATGGGATGGCTTTTCCCCAGAAATCACAGATGATCACGTatcagagaacacacacaggggAGAAACCGTCAAAATGCAGTGACTGTGGGAAGGTGTTCTGCCAGCATATACATCTTGCTGGACATCAGAATCCACATAGGAGAGAAACGTGTACGTACTGA
- the ZNF630 gene encoding zinc finger protein 630 isoform X1, giving the protein MLSLLVEAGSQTRLEKELWGPESRAREPVTYEDVAVDFTQEEWQHLDAAQKTLHRDVMLEIYGHLVSVGCSSIKPGVIFKLEHEEDPWIIKSELSTWIHSDREKSRDSSQQIISEERSFQKEILEKTPKDNSLYSLLKAWPTDGQIDRYQGNQDKVLKQVTVLGHETLAKEKTPKYNTFGKIFGGCIDLGPSSKKLHDFDSCEKSLKSNLDSLTCNRSYARKNPIEIFGCGTPLSYSDSCTVPEKIYTDMKPHGHSRCEKGLNHEQVHIRYKKDQAGRKPNVCSECGKGFIKKSQLTIHQRIHTGEKPYVCGDCGKAFSEKSHLIVHQRIHTGEKPYKCTECGRSFSQKSPFIVHQRVHTGEKPYECLECQKAFSQKSHLIIHQRVHTREKPFACSECGKAFGEKSHLFTHQTTHTGERPYKCIECGKTFPRKTQLIIHRRTHTGEKPYKCSECGKTFCQQSHLIGHLRIHTGEKPYICTDCGKAFSQKSHLTGHQRLHTGEKPYICTECGKAFSQKSPLIIHQRIHTGEKPYECNDCGKTFSQKSPLIIHQRIHTGEKPYECPECGRAFSLKSHLIIHQRAHAGAKPYECSECGKVFCEKSPLVVHQKTHTREKNSKSAEYGMAFPQKSQMITYQRTHTGEKPSKCSDCGKVFCQHIHLAGHQNPHRRETCTY; this is encoded by the exons ATGCTGAGCCTGCTTGTGGAAGCAGGGAGCCAAACTCGTCTTGAGAAGGAGCTTTGGGGTCCTGAGAGCAGAGCCAGG GAACCAGTGACATATGAAGATGTGGCCGTGGACTTCACCCAGGAAGAGTGGCAGCACCTGGATGCTGCTCAGAAGACCCTACACAGAGATGTGATGCTGGAGATCTATGGCCACCTGGTCTCTGTGG GGTGTTCAAGTATAAAGCCAGGTGTAATCTTCAAGTTGGAACATGAAGAGGACCCGTGGATCATAAAGAGTGAATTGTCAACGTGGATCCACTCAG acAGGGAGAAAAGCCGTGACTCTTCCCAGCAGATCATTTCAGAAGAACGTTCATTTCAAAAGGAGATATTGGAGAAAACCCCAAAAGATAATTCATTGTACTCTCTCTTAAAAGCCTGGCCTACTGATGGTCAGATAGATAGGTATCAAGGAAACCAAGACAAGGTTTTGAAGCAGGTCACAGTCCTTGGCCATGAAACATTGGCCAAGGAGAAAACCCCCAAATAtaatacatttgggaaaatatttggtGGGTGCATAGACCTTGGCCCTTCAAGTAAAAAACTCCATGATTTTGATTCATGTGAAAAGAGCTTGAAATCTAATTTAGACTCACTGACATGCAATAGGAGCTATGCAAGAAAGAACCCCATTGAGATATTTGGATGTGGGACACCACTTAGCTATAGTGATTCCTGTACTGTGCCTGAGAAAATTTATACTGACATGAAACCCCATGGACATAGTCGATGTGAAAAAGGTCTTAATCATGAACAAGTCCATATTCGGTATAAGAAAGATCAAGCTGGTAGGAAACCCAATGTTTGTAGTGAGTGTGGGAAAGGGTTTATTAAGAAGTCACAGCTTACTATACATcaaagaattcatactggagagaaaccgtaTGTATGTGGAGACTGTGGAAAGGCCTTCAGTGAGAAATCACACCTCATTGTGCATCAGAGGATTCATACTGGGGAGAAACCTTATAAATGTACTGAGTGTGGAAGGTCCTTCTCCCAGAAGTCACCCTTCATCGTTCATCAGAGAGtccatactggagagaaaccctatgaatgtctTGAGTGTCAAAAAGCCTTCTCTCAGAAGTCACATCTCATTATACATCAGCGAGTTCATACTAGAGAGAAGCCATTTgcatgcagtgaatgtgggaaagcctttggTGAGAAGTCTCACCTTTTTACACACCAGACAACTCATACTGGAGAGAGACCCTATAAATGTATTGAATGTGGGAAAACTTTCCCTCGGAAAACACAACTCATCATCCATCGGAGAAcacatactggagagaaaccctataagtgcagtgaatgtggaaaAACCTTTTGCCAGCAGTCCCACCTCATAGGGCATCTAAGAattcatacaggagagaaaccttataTATGTACTGACTGTGGAAAAGCGTTTTCCCAAAAGTCACACCTTACTGGACATCAAAGGcttcatactggtgagaaaccttATATATGTAcagaatgtggaaaagccttctcTCAGAAGTCCCCTCTTATTatacatcagagaattcatacggGGGAGAAACCTTATGAGTGTAATGACTGTGGTAAAACCTTCTCCCAGAAATCACCCCTCATTATTCATCAGAGAATCCATACAggggagaaaccctatgaatgtccTGAATGTGGAAGGGCCTTTTCCCTGAAGTCACATCTCATTATACATCAGAGAGCTCATGCTGGAGCAAAACCATATGAATGTAGTGAATGTGGAAAGGTCTTCTGTGAGAAGTCTCCACTAGTTGTGCATCAGAAAACTCATACTAGGGAAAAAAACTCTAAATCTGCTGAATATGGGATGGCTTTTCCCCAGAAATCACAGATGATCACGTatcagagaacacacacaggggAGAAACCGTCAAAATGCAGTGACTGTGGGAAGGTGTTCTGCCAGCATATACATCTTGCTGGACATCAGAATCCACATAGGAGAGAAACGTGTACGTACTGA